In one window of Tripterygium wilfordii isolate XIE 37 chromosome 1, ASM1340144v1, whole genome shotgun sequence DNA:
- the LOC119995322 gene encoding chaperone protein dnaJ GFA2, mitochondrial-like isoform X2, with translation MVRSNGAWFFRCLARRSLSRNLLEESRNSGVLRGGYRSFSSGIHNPVRVIGNYIPTNVSNKNWIAFVALNGSWGQTRSIHGTAYVSVKDYYDTLGVSKNATASEIKKAYYGLAKKLHPDTNKEDPEAEKKFQEVSKAYEVLKDEEKRAQYDQVGHDAFEQQDGNGGFPGQGFHNPFDEFFRMDDMFGNMFKQKLGGQDAKVAIEISFMEAVQGCTKTINFKTDVPCSACGGEGVPPGVKPERCRRCKGSGTIFSQKGIFSIQSTCPQCGGIGQTVSSVCKSCNGGKVIKGSKSVKLDIMPGVDDNETMRVYRSGGADPDGNQPGDLYVTIKVREDPVFRREDSNIHVDAVLNITQAILGGTIQVPTLTGDVVLKVRAGTQPGQKVVLKKKGIKSRKSYSFGDQYVHFTVNIPTNLTPRQRELIEEFAKEEQGDYDKRAAAGASS, from the exons ATGGTTCGCTCTAATGGCGCTTGGTTTTTTCGCTGCCTCGCTCGTCGCTCTCTCTCTAGGAACCTTCTTGAAGAATCCCGGAATTCT GGCGTGTTAAGAGGGGGATATAGGAGTTTCAGTTCCGGAATCCATAATCCAGTCCGGGTTATTGGGAATTACATTCCCACAAATG TGAGCAATAAAAACTGGATTGCATTTGTAGCTCTGAATGGAAGTTGGGGCCAAACAAGGTCAATTCATGGCACTG CGTATGTGTCTGTGAAGGATTATTATGATACACTAGGTGTAAGCAAGAATGCAACTGCTTCTGAAATAAAGAAAGCTTATTATGGG CTTGCAAAGAAGCTGCATCCAGATACGAATAAAGAGGACCCGGAAGCTGAAAAGAAGTTTCAAGAAGTATCAAAGGCATACGAG GTtttgaaagatgaagaaaagcGTGCACAATATGATCAG GTTGGCCATGATGCATTTGAACAACAAGATGGCAACGGTGGTTTTCCTGGTCAGGGATTTCATAATCCATTCGATGAGTTCTTCAGAATGGATGAT ATGTTCGGCAATATGTTCAAACAGAAGCTCGGTGGCCAAGATGCCAAG GTTGCCATTGAGATATCCTTCATGGAAGCTGTTCAGGGATGTACGAAGACCATCAATTTTAAAACTGATGTGCCATGTTCAGCTTGTG GTGGAGAAGGTGTTCCTCCAGGTGTCAAACCTGAAAGGTGTCGACGCTGTAAAGGCTCTGGCACT ATATTTTCGCAGAAGGGTATTTTCAGTATTCAGAGCACCTGTCCTCAGTGTGGTGGAATTGGGCAAACTGTATCG AGCGTTTGCAAATCTTGCAATGGAGGTAAGGTTATTAAAGGATCAAAATCGGTCAAATTGGACATTATGCCAG GCGTGGATGACAATGAGACCATGAGAGTTTATAGAAGTGGAGGGGCAGATCCTGATGGGAATCAACCTGGTGATCTTTATGTCACCATCAAG GTCAGAGAAGACCCTGTTTTCCGTAGAGAAGATTCCAATATTCATGTGGATGCTGTTTTAAACATCACTCAG GCAATCCTAGGGGGAACTATCCAGGTCCCAACACTGACAGGAGATGTTGTACTTAAG GTCCGTGCTGGCACCCAACCTGGTCAAAAGGTGGTCCTTAAGAAAAAAG GGATAAAAAGTCGCAAATCCTATTCATTTGGTGATCAATATGTGCACTTCACTGTCAACATTCCAAC GAATTTGACCCCAAGACAACGGGAATTGATTGAAGAGTTTGCCAAAGAAGAACAAGGTGACTATGATAAACGCGCTGCTGCAGGGGCATCTTCATAA
- the LOC119995322 gene encoding chaperone protein dnaJ GFA2, mitochondrial-like isoform X1 — protein sequence MVRSNGAWFFRCLARRSLSRNLLEESRNSICKGVLRGGYRSFSSGIHNPVRVIGNYIPTNVSNKNWIAFVALNGSWGQTRSIHGTAYVSVKDYYDTLGVSKNATASEIKKAYYGLAKKLHPDTNKEDPEAEKKFQEVSKAYEVLKDEEKRAQYDQVGHDAFEQQDGNGGFPGQGFHNPFDEFFRMDDMFGNMFKQKLGGQDAKVAIEISFMEAVQGCTKTINFKTDVPCSACGGEGVPPGVKPERCRRCKGSGTIFSQKGIFSIQSTCPQCGGIGQTVSSVCKSCNGGKVIKGSKSVKLDIMPGVDDNETMRVYRSGGADPDGNQPGDLYVTIKVREDPVFRREDSNIHVDAVLNITQAILGGTIQVPTLTGDVVLKVRAGTQPGQKVVLKKKGIKSRKSYSFGDQYVHFTVNIPTNLTPRQRELIEEFAKEEQGDYDKRAAAGASS from the exons ATGGTTCGCTCTAATGGCGCTTGGTTTTTTCGCTGCCTCGCTCGTCGCTCTCTCTCTAGGAACCTTCTTGAAGAATCCCGGAATTCT ATATGTAAGGGCGTGTTAAGAGGGGGATATAGGAGTTTCAGTTCCGGAATCCATAATCCAGTCCGGGTTATTGGGAATTACATTCCCACAAATG TGAGCAATAAAAACTGGATTGCATTTGTAGCTCTGAATGGAAGTTGGGGCCAAACAAGGTCAATTCATGGCACTG CGTATGTGTCTGTGAAGGATTATTATGATACACTAGGTGTAAGCAAGAATGCAACTGCTTCTGAAATAAAGAAAGCTTATTATGGG CTTGCAAAGAAGCTGCATCCAGATACGAATAAAGAGGACCCGGAAGCTGAAAAGAAGTTTCAAGAAGTATCAAAGGCATACGAG GTtttgaaagatgaagaaaagcGTGCACAATATGATCAG GTTGGCCATGATGCATTTGAACAACAAGATGGCAACGGTGGTTTTCCTGGTCAGGGATTTCATAATCCATTCGATGAGTTCTTCAGAATGGATGAT ATGTTCGGCAATATGTTCAAACAGAAGCTCGGTGGCCAAGATGCCAAG GTTGCCATTGAGATATCCTTCATGGAAGCTGTTCAGGGATGTACGAAGACCATCAATTTTAAAACTGATGTGCCATGTTCAGCTTGTG GTGGAGAAGGTGTTCCTCCAGGTGTCAAACCTGAAAGGTGTCGACGCTGTAAAGGCTCTGGCACT ATATTTTCGCAGAAGGGTATTTTCAGTATTCAGAGCACCTGTCCTCAGTGTGGTGGAATTGGGCAAACTGTATCG AGCGTTTGCAAATCTTGCAATGGAGGTAAGGTTATTAAAGGATCAAAATCGGTCAAATTGGACATTATGCCAG GCGTGGATGACAATGAGACCATGAGAGTTTATAGAAGTGGAGGGGCAGATCCTGATGGGAATCAACCTGGTGATCTTTATGTCACCATCAAG GTCAGAGAAGACCCTGTTTTCCGTAGAGAAGATTCCAATATTCATGTGGATGCTGTTTTAAACATCACTCAG GCAATCCTAGGGGGAACTATCCAGGTCCCAACACTGACAGGAGATGTTGTACTTAAG GTCCGTGCTGGCACCCAACCTGGTCAAAAGGTGGTCCTTAAGAAAAAAG GGATAAAAAGTCGCAAATCCTATTCATTTGGTGATCAATATGTGCACTTCACTGTCAACATTCCAAC GAATTTGACCCCAAGACAACGGGAATTGATTGAAGAGTTTGCCAAAGAAGAACAAGGTGACTATGATAAACGCGCTGCTGCAGGGGCATCTTCATAA